In Anser cygnoides isolate HZ-2024a breed goose chromosome 14, Taihu_goose_T2T_genome, whole genome shotgun sequence, one genomic interval encodes:
- the NME5 gene encoding nucleoside diphosphate kinase homolog 5 isoform X2 — protein sequence MSIGPLRAHGSRAGPEREKRKLQLSPEQCSNFYAEQYGKMFFPNLTAYMSSGPLVAMVLARHCAVSYWKELLGPSNSIKARRTHPHSLRAIYGTDDLRNALHGSLNIFSAEREIRFMFPEVILEPVPAGQRARDYLNLYVNPTLLAGLTALCKEKPADPMTWLADWLIEHNPNKPKLQHQITEEEHRE from the exons ATGAGTATCGGCCCGCTGCGAGCTCACGGCTCCCGGGCCGGTCCCGAGCGTGAG AAACGGAAGCTCCAGTTAAGCCCAGAGCAATGTAGCAACTTTTATGCAGAACAgtatggaaaaatgttttttcctaatttaaCAGCCTATATGAGCTCTGGACCTTTAGTTGCTATGGTTCTTGCCAGACATTGCGCAGTCTCGTACTGGAAGGAATTGCTTGGACCATCAAACAGCATAAAAGCTAGGAGGACTCACCCTCACAG TTTAAGAGCAATCTATGGGACCGATGATCTGAGGAATGCGCTTCATGGCAGTCTCAACATTTTctcagcagaaagagaaattcGATTCATGTTTCCAGAAG TGATCTTggagccagttccagctgggCAGAGAGCTAGGGATTACTTGAACCTTTATGTAAATCCTACCTTACTAGCAGGGCTCACTGCACTTTGTAAAGAGAAGCCAGCAGATCCTATG ACTTGGCTTGCTGACTGGTTGATTGAACACAACCCTAATAAACCCAAGCTACAACATCAAATCACTGAAGAAGAGCATCGGGAGTGA
- the NME5 gene encoding nucleoside diphosphate kinase homolog 5 isoform X1 — MQMLMPEPQIFVERTLALIKPDVVDKEEEIEDVILRSGFLIIQKRKLQLSPEQCSNFYAEQYGKMFFPNLTAYMSSGPLVAMVLARHCAVSYWKELLGPSNSIKARRTHPHSLRAIYGTDDLRNALHGSLNIFSAEREIRFMFPEVILEPVPAGQRARDYLNLYVNPTLLAGLTALCKEKPADPMTWLADWLIEHNPNKPKLQHQITEEEHRE; from the exons ATGCAGATGTTAATGCCTGAGCCTCAGATTTTTGTGGAAAGAACTCTGGCCCTCATCAAACCAGATGTCGTTgataaagaggaagaaatagagGATGTCATTCTCAGATCAGGATTTTTGATCATTCAG AAACGGAAGCTCCAGTTAAGCCCAGAGCAATGTAGCAACTTTTATGCAGAACAgtatggaaaaatgttttttcctaatttaaCAGCCTATATGAGCTCTGGACCTTTAGTTGCTATGGTTCTTGCCAGACATTGCGCAGTCTCGTACTGGAAGGAATTGCTTGGACCATCAAACAGCATAAAAGCTAGGAGGACTCACCCTCACAG TTTAAGAGCAATCTATGGGACCGATGATCTGAGGAATGCGCTTCATGGCAGTCTCAACATTTTctcagcagaaagagaaattcGATTCATGTTTCCAGAAG TGATCTTggagccagttccagctgggCAGAGAGCTAGGGATTACTTGAACCTTTATGTAAATCCTACCTTACTAGCAGGGCTCACTGCACTTTGTAAAGAGAAGCCAGCAGATCCTATG ACTTGGCTTGCTGACTGGTTGATTGAACACAACCCTAATAAACCCAAGCTACAACATCAAATCACTGAAGAAGAGCATCGGGAGTGA
- the NME5 gene encoding nucleoside diphosphate kinase homolog 5 isoform X3, with protein MKQVLKKRKLQLSPEQCSNFYAEQYGKMFFPNLTAYMSSGPLVAMVLARHCAVSYWKELLGPSNSIKARRTHPHSLRAIYGTDDLRNALHGSLNIFSAEREIRFMFPEVILEPVPAGQRARDYLNLYVNPTLLAGLTALCKEKPADPMTWLADWLIEHNPNKPKLQHQITEEEHRE; from the exons AAACGGAAGCTCCAGTTAAGCCCAGAGCAATGTAGCAACTTTTATGCAGAACAgtatggaaaaatgttttttcctaatttaaCAGCCTATATGAGCTCTGGACCTTTAGTTGCTATGGTTCTTGCCAGACATTGCGCAGTCTCGTACTGGAAGGAATTGCTTGGACCATCAAACAGCATAAAAGCTAGGAGGACTCACCCTCACAG TTTAAGAGCAATCTATGGGACCGATGATCTGAGGAATGCGCTTCATGGCAGTCTCAACATTTTctcagcagaaagagaaattcGATTCATGTTTCCAGAAG TGATCTTggagccagttccagctgggCAGAGAGCTAGGGATTACTTGAACCTTTATGTAAATCCTACCTTACTAGCAGGGCTCACTGCACTTTGTAAAGAGAAGCCAGCAGATCCTATG ACTTGGCTTGCTGACTGGTTGATTGAACACAACCCTAATAAACCCAAGCTACAACATCAAATCACTGAAGAAGAGCATCGGGAGTGA